A single window of Anopheles moucheti chromosome 2, idAnoMoucSN_F20_07, whole genome shotgun sequence DNA harbors:
- the LOC128298859 gene encoding protein scylla-like isoform X2 — protein sequence MYINFRTPLMPIPANSNKNSNQSQRHQSQPQQQQQLQQQQQAPSQQQQQQSQSQQQLQRSHHNSSSHHHHHHHHHHHSNASHQSQLQHQQQQQQQLLQRQQQQQQQQQYYSENQYPLEPATIALTASPHEDALQKLTQRLESELRIAKRQHLACTEVLLPADLLPRISSEMFEQSEKEPCGIRGCTIYIEFEDEPDNTRRIATMKTDPNTVSTFELYLTLKQDRRGWTSILPQFLKNLARGSTIMISPEFRLTKNKLYHAYSD from the exons ATTTCCGTACACCGTTGATGCCAATCCCGGCCAATAGTAACAAGAATTCTAATCAAAGCCAACGCCATCAGAgccagccgcagcagcaacagcagttgcagcagcagcaacaggccccaagtcagcagcagcagcagcagtctcaaagtcagcagcagctgcagcgcAGTCATCACAATAGCAGTagccatcatcaccaccatcatcatcatcatcaccatagTAACGCTTCCCACCAGAGCCAgctgcagcatcagcagcagcagcagcagcagttgttgcagcgtcagcagcagcagcagcagcagcagcagtactatAGCGAGAACCAGTATCCGCTGGAGCCGGCGACGATAGCGCTGACTGCCTCGCCGCACGAGGATGCGCTGCAGAAGCTGACCCAGCGGCTCGAGAGCGAGCTGCGCATTGCCAAGCGGCAGCATCTGGCCTGCACCGAGGTGTTGCTGCCGGCCGATCTGCTCCCGAGGATATCGTCCGAGATGTTCGAGCAGTCGGAGAAGGAACCGTGCGGCATCCGTGGTTGCACGATCTATATCGAGTTTGAGGACGAGCCTGATAACACACG GCGGATTGCGACCATGAAGACCGATCCGAACACCGTGTCCACGTTCGAGCTGTACCTTACGCTCAAACAGGACCGACGGGGATGGACTTCGATTTTGCCACAATTTTTGAA AAATTTGGCACGTGGCAGTACAATCATGATCAGTCCGGAGTTCCGGCTGACAAAGAACAAGCTCTACCATGCGTATTCCGACTAA